One bacterium genomic window carries:
- a CDS encoding ChbG/HpnK family deacetylase: QLHCAIRKPFGPDSTDAADYLPEPLVEVAMRNIEAYTAHPIPPTTDRFIGNFFDTGATKEHLLAILADIAADPIHETFELMCHPAAPDHELELISDYNIKRVEELAILQDNAIKESMRELDISLVNYSALL, translated from the coding sequence AGCAATTGCACTGCGCCATCCGTAAGCCTTTTGGACCGGACTCCACGGATGCAGCTGATTATCTTCCCGAACCGCTGGTAGAAGTGGCTATGCGCAACATAGAAGCTTACACTGCCCATCCCATCCCCCCGACCACCGATCGATTTATTGGCAACTTTTTCGACACTGGCGCAACAAAAGAACATCTGCTAGCGATCCTCGCTGACATCGCAGCTGACCCCATACATGAAACTTTTGAGCTCATGTGCCATCCGGCTGCCCCAGATCACGAACTGGAATTGATCTCAGATTACAACATCAAACGCGTGGAAGAACTTGCCATATTACAGGATAATGCCATTAAGGAATCGATGAGAGAATTGGATATCAGCCTGGTAAATTATTCTGCCCTTTTATAA